The nucleotide window CGTTGCGGCTGCCGTCGAGTTTGATCCAATGACCAGTAACTCCAACATTGTCAGAAGATTGCCAGATGACCTCAACCTGGGCATTGGGACGGGATTCGACCACCAGTCCTTGAGCCGGGGAAGTGACAGACACGGTTGGCTTGACTGTATCTGGAGGCGGATCAACATCGGCGGGAGTCACCGCCACGGTTCGGGCAAACTCCGAGGTCTGGTTGTTGACGGTGAGGGTAGCCGTGATATCCGTCACCCCTGACGCCTTATCCACAGGAATCGTCACTTGAAACGCTCCCGTGCCAATTTGGGCGGACTGGATCAAATTTCCCAGTCCGTAAGCAAGCGGCTCGGTCGCCGGAGCATTTGGGAGTGCCGGTCGCTGCGACGCACACAGCTCCATCGTCCCCGACCCTGGCGAAGTCCCTGAAACAACGATACTTCCATCTTTTTGCTTCTTGGCCGAAGCCAGCATCACCGATGGCTGGTAATTATTCGGCCCGGTGGGTTGGAGTTCGGTCAATTGATTGGGCACCCAGCGGCGTTCAAACACGGTCCGAAAGAATTCAGTCAGGGCAATGCCTGGGCCTCCGACATTGATGAAGGTGTTGTTTGAGATGGTGATGTTGTTGGTAATATAGTTTCTAACTTCTTGAGTGGGGTAGTACAAATTGACTATATTAAATGGGTTAGAACAAAGGACAATTCCTCCTCGTGGACAATTTTCAAGTCGATTTTGGCGAATAGTAGTTTGAGAACTTATATTTGAGATCTGGATTCCAACTGGTGTGTTTAATACTTGATTATTTTCCACAAGTGTTCTTTTTCTTGGATCAGGGTCACGTGTCAAATCTTGAACGATAATCCCGCAGTAGGGGAAATTGGCGATTATGTTCCCTGTAACTTGATCACCTTCAGCAACCT belongs to Acidobacteriota bacterium and includes:
- a CDS encoding right-handed parallel beta-helix repeat-containing protein, with amino-acid sequence MICAYGLTVLLDGSATFTSIQRNIIRQNYFGTNKTGTRRLEYKAFLQGPFFFPSTYIDVAEGSTGNIIESNYFAGNEAGAIGRTSNFGGLSSGDIIRNNFIGVGVNGEDIAPNGTPDNPPLPENDTGAFSIGIQVAEGDQVTGNIIANFPYCGIIVQDLTRDPDPRKRTLVENNQVLNTPVGIQISNISSQTTIRQNRLENCPRGGIVLCSNPFNIVNLYYPTQEVRNYITNNITISNNTFINVGGPGIALTEFFRTVFERRWVPNQLTELQPTGPNNYQPSVMLASAKKQKDGSIVVSGTSPGSGTMELCASQRPALPNAPATEPLAYGLGNLIQSAQIGTGAFQVTIPVDKASGVTDITATLTVNNQTSEFARTVAVTPADVDPPPDTVKPTVSVTSPAQGLVVESRPNAQVEVIWQSSDNVGVTGHWIKLDGSRNGTPFEETLAAGLPGTATSFTLQITENDAYSQAQLMVSATDAAGNVGDGQSGIFPNVTISWTSADNIAVTSHDVLYATDGTTFSTTVVTGLPGNQQQFAWTVPASFAKTKKARVKVIARDAASNSGEAVSGTFVVK